From one Catenuloplanes nepalensis genomic stretch:
- the efp gene encoding elongation factor P: MATTNDLKNGLVLNLDKELWSVVEFQHVKPGKGPAFVRTKLKSVMSGKVVDKTFNAGTKVETATVDKRTMQYLYLDGEDYVFMDHTDTFEQFHVPGAVVGSNSDFLLPEAEVTVAFHEGAPLYVELPTSVFLEVTYTEPGLQGDRSTGGTKPATVETGATVQVPLFITTGEKIKVDTRDGRYLGRS; encoded by the coding sequence ATGGCGACCACCAACGACCTCAAGAACGGCCTGGTCCTCAACCTCGACAAGGAGCTGTGGTCCGTCGTCGAGTTCCAGCACGTGAAGCCCGGCAAGGGTCCGGCCTTCGTGCGCACCAAGCTGAAGAGCGTGATGTCCGGCAAGGTGGTCGACAAGACCTTCAACGCCGGCACCAAGGTCGAGACGGCGACGGTCGACAAGCGGACCATGCAGTACCTCTACCTCGACGGTGAGGACTACGTGTTCATGGACCACACGGACACGTTCGAGCAGTTCCACGTGCCGGGCGCGGTCGTCGGCTCCAACTCCGACTTCCTGCTGCCCGAGGCCGAGGTCACGGTCGCGTTCCACGAGGGCGCCCCGCTCTACGTCGAGCTGCCCACCTCGGTGTTCCTCGAGGTGACCTACACCGAGCCGGGCCTGCAGGGCGACCGCTCCACCGGCGGCACCAAGCCCGCCACCGTGGAGACCGGCGCGACGGTCCAGGTGCCGCTCTTCATCACCACCGGCGAGAAGATCAAGGT
- the mptB gene encoding polyprenol phosphomannose-dependent alpha 1,6 mannosyltransferase MptB, which produces MSRSLPTTRLATRPIMIGGVPRWLGFAGAVMLALGGTTAGALPYQQAAERASLVGLGLIVAYAGLALLVVAWWRLGAENPAARSLQITLGLWAAPLVVAPPLFSRDVYSYLAQGKMFAQGLDVYLYGPSSLGGPLASEVPEIWQHTPAPYGPLFLAVAAVITTLTGTHVIAGVFGMRLVAVAGVALLAFAVPVLARRLGVSPGAALWLGVLNPLVLTHLVAGAHNDALMLGLLAAGLAAMVSRRPGAIWPVLGVTLVTLAALVKVPAALALPFCALLWAQRTQRTPVERERWPILAFLRTAPLTVLVAAAAAIVVHALAGTGVGWIGALDTPAVVHNWMSASTTAGTVTAQLLDAIGSGVAHHAVPFWRGVGLAAAVGCGLLVWVRARVLGPVYALGLGLLAVVLLGPVVHPWYLLWGVVLVAAGAPHAVDSPMRRWVALGSALLAVLVVPTGGPASAADVTLGLVGGALVLVATGAVLLWWLPRREPAVERAEPVYRERPIPAETVA; this is translated from the coding sequence GTGTCGCGCAGCTTGCCGACCACCCGCCTCGCCACCCGGCCGATCATGATCGGTGGCGTGCCCCGATGGCTCGGCTTCGCCGGCGCCGTGATGCTCGCCCTCGGCGGAACCACGGCGGGAGCGCTGCCCTATCAACAGGCGGCCGAGCGCGCCAGCCTGGTCGGGCTCGGCCTGATCGTGGCGTACGCCGGGCTGGCTCTGCTCGTGGTCGCCTGGTGGCGGCTGGGTGCGGAGAACCCGGCCGCGCGCTCGCTGCAGATCACGCTCGGCCTCTGGGCGGCGCCGCTGGTGGTGGCGCCGCCGCTGTTCAGCCGGGACGTCTACAGCTACCTCGCGCAGGGCAAGATGTTCGCGCAGGGGCTGGACGTCTACCTGTACGGCCCGTCCAGCCTGGGCGGCCCGCTCGCGTCCGAGGTGCCGGAGATCTGGCAGCACACCCCCGCGCCGTACGGTCCGCTGTTCCTGGCCGTGGCCGCGGTGATCACCACGCTGACCGGCACGCACGTGATCGCCGGCGTCTTCGGCATGCGCCTGGTCGCGGTGGCCGGCGTGGCGCTGCTGGCGTTCGCGGTGCCGGTGCTGGCCCGCCGGCTGGGCGTCTCGCCCGGCGCCGCGCTCTGGCTCGGCGTGCTGAACCCGCTGGTCCTGACGCACTTGGTGGCGGGGGCGCACAACGACGCACTGATGCTGGGCCTGTTGGCCGCAGGGCTGGCCGCCATGGTCTCCCGCCGGCCCGGGGCGATCTGGCCGGTGCTGGGCGTGACGCTGGTGACGCTGGCCGCGCTGGTGAAGGTGCCGGCCGCGCTGGCGCTGCCGTTCTGTGCGCTGCTGTGGGCGCAGCGCACCCAGCGGACGCCGGTGGAGCGGGAGCGCTGGCCGATCCTGGCCTTCCTGCGGACCGCGCCGCTGACCGTGCTGGTCGCGGCCGCGGCCGCGATCGTGGTGCACGCGCTGGCCGGCACCGGCGTCGGCTGGATCGGCGCGCTGGACACGCCCGCGGTGGTGCACAACTGGATGTCCGCGAGCACCACCGCCGGTACGGTGACCGCGCAGCTGCTGGACGCGATCGGTTCCGGGGTGGCCCATCACGCGGTGCCGTTCTGGCGCGGCGTGGGACTTGCGGCCGCGGTCGGCTGCGGGCTGCTGGTCTGGGTGCGGGCCCGCGTGCTCGGCCCGGTCTACGCGCTCGGCCTGGGGCTGCTCGCGGTGGTGCTGCTCGGCCCGGTCGTGCACCCGTGGTACCTGCTGTGGGGCGTCGTGCTGGTGGCGGCGGGCGCGCCGCATGCGGTGGACAGCCCGATGCGGCGCTGGGTGGCGCTGGGCAGCGCGCTGCTGGCCGTGCTGGTCGTGCCGACCGGTGGGCCGGCCTCGGCCGCGGACGTGACGCTCGGGCTGGTCGGCGGCGCGCTGGTGCTGGTGGCCACGGGCGCGGTGCTGCTGTGGTGGCTGCCGCGCCGGGAGCCCGCGGTGGAGCGGGCCGAGCCGGTCTACCGCGAGCGTCCGATCCCGGCCGAGACCGTCGCCTGA
- the aroQ gene encoding type II 3-dehydroquinate dehydratase — translation MTRVLVLNGPNLGRLGKRQVDVYGLTSYDDLVGFCVDSGREIGLEVEVRQTDAEHEMLAWLYEAADSGIPVVLNAGAWTHYNIAVRDACAMLTAPLVEVHISNIHKREEFRHHSVISAVAGGVIAGLGIEGYRLALRYVATTKDQ, via the coding sequence GTGACGCGGGTGCTGGTGCTCAACGGCCCCAACCTGGGCCGGCTCGGCAAGCGTCAGGTCGACGTCTACGGGCTCACGTCGTACGACGATCTGGTGGGCTTCTGCGTGGACTCCGGCCGGGAGATCGGCCTGGAGGTGGAGGTCCGGCAGACCGACGCGGAGCACGAGATGCTGGCCTGGCTCTACGAGGCGGCGGACAGCGGGATTCCCGTCGTGCTCAACGCGGGCGCCTGGACGCACTACAACATCGCGGTCCGGGACGCCTGCGCGATGCTCACCGCGCCGCTGGTCGAGGTGCACATCTCCAACATCCACAAGCGCGAGGAGTTCCGGCACCACTCGGTGATCTCCGCGGTCGCCGGCGGCGTCATCGCGGGCCTCGGCATCGAGGGTTACCGGCTCGCGCTGCGCTACGTCGCGACCACCAAAGATCAATAG
- the aroB gene encoding 3-dehydroquinate synthase: MTEPTRIDVGGDNPYQVLVGRDLLGELPALLTGAEQVALLYAGPLKAHADALAASLDAAGFRTLPIEVPDAEDGKSIGVAAGCWDALGANGFTRSDVVIGLGGGAVTDLAGFVAAAWLRGVRWVPVSTSLLGMVDAAVGGKTGVNTAAGKNLVGAFHPPAGVLCDLATLDTLPHADLVAGLAEVVKCGFIADPAILDLVEADPAAAQDPASPALRELVERAIRVKAHVVTHDLRESGLREFLNYGHTLAHAIEKVEHYRWRHGHAVSVGLIYAAALSVATGHLGADVAARHRAVLASLGLPVAYEADAWPALLAAMRVDKKARGSTLRFVVLDGLGSPAILTGPADDVLEAAYREVIA; the protein is encoded by the coding sequence GTGACCGAGCCGACGCGGATCGACGTCGGCGGCGACAACCCCTATCAGGTGCTGGTCGGCCGGGACCTGCTCGGCGAGCTGCCCGCGCTGCTGACCGGCGCGGAGCAGGTCGCGCTGCTCTACGCCGGGCCGCTCAAGGCGCACGCCGACGCGCTGGCCGCATCGCTCGACGCCGCGGGCTTCCGGACGCTGCCGATCGAGGTGCCGGACGCGGAGGACGGCAAGAGCATCGGCGTCGCGGCCGGCTGCTGGGACGCGCTCGGCGCGAACGGGTTCACCCGCAGCGACGTGGTGATCGGCCTCGGTGGCGGCGCGGTGACCGACCTGGCCGGTTTCGTGGCCGCGGCGTGGCTGCGCGGCGTGCGCTGGGTGCCGGTGTCCACCTCGCTGCTCGGCATGGTGGACGCCGCGGTCGGCGGCAAGACCGGCGTGAACACCGCGGCCGGCAAGAACCTGGTCGGCGCGTTCCACCCGCCGGCCGGCGTGCTCTGCGACCTGGCGACGCTGGACACGCTCCCGCACGCCGACCTGGTCGCCGGCCTGGCCGAGGTGGTCAAGTGCGGGTTCATCGCGGACCCGGCGATCCTGGACCTGGTCGAGGCCGATCCGGCCGCGGCGCAGGACCCGGCCTCGCCCGCGCTGCGTGAGCTGGTCGAGCGCGCGATCCGGGTGAAGGCGCACGTGGTCACGCACGACCTGCGCGAGTCCGGGCTGCGCGAGTTCCTCAACTACGGGCACACGCTGGCGCACGCGATCGAGAAGGTCGAGCACTACCGCTGGCGGCACGGGCACGCGGTCTCGGTCGGGCTGATCTACGCGGCCGCGCTCTCGGTCGCCACCGGGCATCTCGGCGCGGACGTCGCGGCCCGGCACCGTGCGGTGCTGGCCTCGCTGGGCCTGCCGGTCGCCTACGAGGCGGACGCGTGGCCCGCGCTGCTCGCCGCGATGCGGGTGGACAAGAAGGCCCGCGGCAGCACACTCCGCTTCGTGGTGCTGGACGGCCTGGGCAGCCCCGCGATCCTGACCGGGCCGGCCGACGACGTGCTCGAGGCCGCCTACCGCGAGGTGATCGCGTGA
- a CDS encoding shikimate kinase: MRPACVLVGLMGAGKTTIGTALAERLGVEFRDTDHDVEAVAGKPVPEIFIDDGEDHFRALERAAVATALETFDGVLALGGGAILAEETRARLAGHTVVFLSVDLTDAIKRVGLGAGRPLLAINPRATLRHLMSQRTPLYREVATHVVVTDAREPGEVTEEILTLLKR; encoded by the coding sequence GTGAGGCCGGCCTGCGTCCTCGTCGGCCTGATGGGTGCGGGGAAGACCACGATCGGCACCGCGCTGGCCGAGCGGCTCGGCGTCGAGTTCCGGGACACCGACCACGACGTGGAGGCGGTCGCGGGCAAGCCGGTGCCGGAGATCTTCATCGACGACGGTGAGGACCACTTCCGCGCGCTGGAGCGGGCGGCGGTCGCGACCGCGCTGGAGACGTTCGACGGCGTGCTGGCGCTCGGCGGCGGCGCGATCCTGGCCGAGGAGACCCGGGCCCGGCTGGCCGGCCACACCGTGGTCTTCCTGTCCGTGGACCTGACCGACGCGATCAAGCGGGTCGGCCTGGGCGCGGGCCGGCCGCTGCTGGCGATCAACCCCCGGGCGACGCTGCGGCACCTGATGTCGCAGCGCACGCCGCTCTACCGGGAGGTGGCCACGCACGTGGTGGTCACCGACGCCCGCGAGCCCGGCGAGGTCACCGAAGAGATCCTCACACTCCTGAAGCGCTGA
- the aroC gene encoding chorismate synthase, with protein sequence MLRWLTAGESHGPALVALLEGVPAGVRVTSADIGKELARRRLGYGRGARMAFEQDEIEIIGGLRHGVTLGSPVAIRIGNSEWPKWQTVMAADPVDPEELASQARNAPLTRPRPGHADLAGMQKYGHTDARPILERASARETAARVAVGTVAKAIIEQTLGIRIVSHVVELGSVAAKPGLQPRPEDFDRIDADPLRCLDPEASARMVAEVDAAKKDADTLGGIVEVLAYDVPPGLGSHVQWDRKLDARLATALMSIQAIKGVEIGDAWLQARSRGSVAHDEIAPTATGVKRLTDRAGGLEGGITTGEPLRVRAAMKPISSLNRALSTVDVVTGEVATAINQRSDVCAVPAAAVVAEAMVALVLAEAATEKFGGDSADEIRRNLTGYVDHLIIR encoded by the coding sequence GTGTTGCGCTGGCTGACCGCAGGTGAATCCCATGGCCCCGCCCTCGTCGCTCTGCTGGAGGGGGTCCCCGCCGGCGTGCGGGTGACGAGTGCCGACATCGGGAAGGAGCTCGCCCGCCGCCGCCTCGGCTACGGCCGGGGCGCCCGGATGGCGTTCGAGCAGGACGAGATCGAGATCATCGGCGGGCTCCGGCACGGCGTCACGCTGGGCAGCCCGGTCGCGATCCGGATCGGCAACTCCGAGTGGCCGAAGTGGCAGACCGTGATGGCGGCCGACCCGGTCGACCCGGAGGAGCTGGCCAGTCAGGCGCGCAACGCGCCGCTGACCCGCCCCCGGCCCGGCCACGCCGACCTGGCCGGCATGCAGAAGTACGGGCACACCGACGCCCGCCCGATCCTGGAGCGCGCCTCCGCGCGGGAGACGGCCGCGCGCGTCGCGGTCGGCACCGTGGCCAAGGCGATCATCGAGCAGACGCTCGGCATCCGGATCGTGTCGCACGTGGTCGAGCTCGGTTCGGTCGCGGCCAAGCCCGGCCTGCAGCCGCGCCCGGAGGACTTCGACCGGATCGACGCGGACCCGCTGCGCTGCCTCGACCCGGAGGCCTCCGCGCGGATGGTCGCGGAGGTGGACGCGGCGAAGAAGGACGCGGACACGCTCGGCGGCATCGTGGAGGTGCTGGCCTACGACGTACCCCCGGGTCTCGGGTCTCATGTGCAGTGGGACCGGAAGCTGGACGCGCGGCTGGCCACCGCGCTGATGTCGATCCAGGCGATCAAGGGCGTGGAGATCGGCGACGCGTGGCTGCAGGCCCGGTCGCGCGGCTCGGTCGCGCACGACGAGATCGCGCCGACCGCGACCGGCGTGAAGCGGCTCACCGACCGTGCGGGCGGTCTGGAGGGCGGCATCACCACCGGCGAGCCGCTGCGGGTGCGGGCCGCGATGAAGCCGATCTCGTCGCTCAACCGCGCGCTCTCCACGGTCGACGTGGTCACCGGCGAGGTCGCGACCGCGATCAACCAGCGCTCCGACGTCTGCGCGGTCCCGGCCGCCGCGGTCGTGGCGGAGGCGATGGTCGCGCTGGTGCTGGCCGAGGCCGCGACGGAGAAGTTCGGCGGCGACTCGGCCGACGAGATCCGCCGGAACCTGACCGGGTACGTCGACCACCTGATCATCCGGTGA
- a CDS encoding MarR family winged helix-turn-helix transcriptional regulator yields MSSADEISDTLGHLHQVLRRAATRRDGDRLPDAQVELLRLVERQPGIRVRDAAEALRAAPNTISTLVGDLADAGLITREREPANRRQVRLALTGEARRRIDAYQAERRALVTDALDRLGDDARARIAAAVPDLRALTTLIATGPPPADS; encoded by the coding sequence ATGAGCTCGGCGGATGAGATCAGCGACACGCTCGGACACCTGCACCAGGTGCTGCGCCGCGCGGCCACCCGGCGCGACGGTGACCGGCTGCCGGACGCGCAGGTCGAGCTGCTCCGGCTGGTCGAGCGGCAGCCCGGCATCCGCGTCCGGGACGCGGCCGAGGCGCTGCGCGCGGCACCGAACACGATCAGCACGCTGGTCGGCGACCTCGCGGACGCCGGACTGATCACGCGCGAACGCGAGCCCGCGAACCGGCGGCAGGTGCGGCTCGCGCTCACCGGCGAGGCGCGCCGCCGGATCGACGCCTACCAGGCGGAGCGTCGCGCGCTGGTCACGGACGCGCTCGACCGCCTCGGCGACGACGCCCGCGCCCGGATCGCCGCCGCCGTCCCCGACCTGCGCGCCCTCACCACACTGATCGCCACCGGCCCGCCGCCCGCCGACTCGTAG
- a CDS encoding multidrug effflux MFS transporter — protein MARTTVGTAVAPPRGRGALALVALLGTLTAIGPLSIDMYLPAFPEIAADLNATPSQVQLSLTTLMVGMAVGQLVTGPLSDRLGRRTPVIIGMVAYALLCVACAFAPSTGALAAVRFAQGFAGGMGTVVARAVVGDLYSGRAAAKYFSQLALVFGVAPVLAPSLGTLVLTFTDWRGIFGVLAAVAVLITIAVIRVLPETLPAERRSTRGLADVAETTRVLAKDKIFIGYAVAGGLAMAGLFAYLSGSSFVLQDVFGLSTAAYGILFGVNAVGLVAASQLNGRLLDRWSPRQLLVTSLAAGAVTGAALLAASALNSMIAVCVLLFCFMATIGMVNPNSAALALDRHRNRAGTSAALLGTVQTLIGAAAAPLVGLGGESSAVPMALVIAVCATLSLLTVATVTRSRPTPT, from the coding sequence GTGGCACGGACCACCGTCGGCACGGCCGTGGCGCCGCCGCGCGGCCGAGGCGCGCTCGCCCTGGTGGCGCTGCTCGGCACGCTCACCGCGATCGGCCCGCTGTCGATCGACATGTACCTGCCCGCGTTCCCGGAGATCGCCGCGGACCTGAACGCCACACCGTCCCAGGTCCAGCTGTCGCTCACCACGCTGATGGTCGGCATGGCCGTGGGCCAGCTGGTCACCGGGCCGCTCAGCGACCGGCTCGGACGCCGTACCCCCGTGATCATCGGCATGGTGGCGTATGCGCTGCTCTGCGTGGCGTGCGCGTTCGCGCCGTCGACCGGTGCGCTGGCCGCGGTGCGCTTCGCGCAGGGCTTCGCCGGCGGCATGGGTACGGTCGTGGCCCGCGCCGTCGTCGGCGACCTCTACTCCGGCAGGGCCGCCGCCAAGTACTTCTCCCAGCTCGCGCTCGTCTTCGGCGTGGCACCCGTGCTCGCCCCCAGCCTCGGCACGCTGGTCCTGACCTTCACCGACTGGCGCGGCATCTTCGGAGTCCTGGCCGCGGTCGCGGTCCTGATCACGATCGCGGTGATCCGCGTGCTCCCGGAGACGCTGCCGGCCGAGCGCCGCAGCACCCGCGGCCTGGCCGACGTCGCCGAGACCACCCGCGTGCTGGCCAAGGACAAGATCTTCATCGGGTACGCCGTGGCCGGCGGCCTCGCCATGGCCGGCCTCTTCGCGTACCTCTCCGGCTCCTCGTTCGTCCTACAGGACGTGTTCGGCCTGTCCACCGCCGCCTACGGCATCCTGTTCGGCGTGAACGCGGTCGGCCTGGTCGCGGCCAGCCAGCTCAACGGCCGCCTGCTCGACCGCTGGTCGCCGCGGCAACTCTTGGTCACCTCGCTCGCGGCCGGCGCGGTCACCGGCGCCGCACTGCTCGCCGCGTCCGCGCTGAACAGCATGATCGCGGTCTGCGTCCTGCTCTTCTGCTTCATGGCCACGATCGGCATGGTCAACCCGAACAGCGCGGCCCTGGCCCTCGACCGCCACCGCAACCGCGCCGGCACGTCCGCCGCACTCCTCGGCACCGTCCAAACCCTGATCGGCGCCGCAGCGGCTCCCCTGGTCGGCCTCGGCGGCGAATCCAGCGCCGTCCCCATGGCCCTGGTCATCGCCGTCTGCGCCACCCTCTCCCTCCTCACGGTCGCCACCGTCACCCGCTCCCGCCCCACCCCCACCTAG